The Hemibagrus wyckioides isolate EC202008001 linkage group LG10, SWU_Hwy_1.0, whole genome shotgun sequence genome includes a window with the following:
- the clcc1 gene encoding chloride channel CLIC-like protein 1, with protein MMPSVRVLLWFYCALLVINSFSLFAYAKDHSENDEWVDPFDMLNYDSSTKTMRKPPEASSYSNVPTKRREYSPEARCPDMKACTDKVNMLQQEIEEHRRKVTFSPQQPTCYPVFKRFLSKLLKEMKKLELPTAQTAEMHYDAEVKLTGQMVSEIQKIVNDDSSWRTGALDEALSQILINFKRHDYEAWVWHFEDTFGVELNTLIKVSVVVLIIVTIICTEMWSLVSWFVQFKRMFALCFIISLVWNWFYLYQTAFAEHQANLIKIWNLEDRCTGVKKIDWMDNLKEWFRTTLTLQDDPCKQYYEAVLVNPLLLVPPMKAFTITITSLITDPMKLLGQGIGEFLRALLKDLPVTLQIPVLILIALSILAFFYSSGQAAVHHAVLRPLRGNRQDPPPGIAQQPAVLPLQEPERHREVEKDLLAEQAALPRHCVGQEGNHVNHMGNQGGKRSEIRQRRPSRQRQEQQREYVETLRNTDSLYSGNEADTWEGAAAEDRDQHAEEELHTFSNEQMEENGASAIPVEKKLNPSAETDSKDNRTSGNTERNEVRDSARRDASKNENCIENIGTRVQDTMPCAP; from the exons ATGATGCCCTCAGTCAGGGTGCTCTTGTGGTTTTATTGCGCTCTCCTCGTTATTAATAGTTTTTCATTGTTTGCTTACGCGAAAGATCATTCTGAAAATGATGAATGGGTCGATCCATTCGACATGCTGAACTATGATTCATCAACAAAAACCATGAGGAAGCCTCCAGAG GCCTCCAGCTACAGTAATGTACCGACTAAACGAAGGGAATACAGTCCAGAGGCTCGGTGTCCAGATATGAAGGCGTGCACTGACAAAGTGAACATGCTGCAGCAAGAG ATTGAAGAACACAGAAGGAAGGTGACATTTTCCCCACAACAGCCAACATGTTATCCTGTGTTCAAGCGCTTCCTCTCAAAGCTACTAAAGGAAATGAAGAAACTTGAATTG CCCACTGCTCAGACTGCTGAAATGCACTATGATGCTGAGGTGAAACTTACCGGTCAAATGGTGTCAGAAATCCAGAAAATTGTGAATGATGACAGTAGCTGGAGAACTGGGGCTCTGGATGAAGCTCTTAGTCAAATACTTATCAATTTTAAACGTCATGACTATGAGGCCTGGGTGTGGCACTTTGAGGACACATTTGGTGTGGAGCTCAACACCCTTATAAAG gtCTCTGTAGTTGTCCTCATCATTGTGACCATAATCTGCACTGAGATGTGGTCACTGGTGTCCTGGTTTGTCCAGTTTAAGAGAATGTTTGCCTTATGCTTCATCATCAGTCTTGTGTGGAACTGGTTCTACCTTTATCAG ACTGCCTTTGCTGAACACCAAGCCAATCTTATAAAAATATGGAACCTTGAAGATCGATGCACCGGAGTGAAGAAAATTGACTGGATGGATAACCTCAAAG aatgGTTTCGGACCACGTTGACTCTTCAGGATGATCCTTGTAAGCAGTATTACGAAGCCGTGCTTGTGAATCCACTCCTGCTAGTGCCTCCAATGAAG gcCTTCACTATTACCATCACAAGCCTTATTACAGACCCCATGAAGCTCTTGGGACAAGGCATTGGCGAGTTTCTTAGGGCTTTATTGAAAGACCTACCTGTTACACTCCAGATACCCGTGCTCATTCTAATTGCGCTCTCCATCCTG GCATTCTTTTATAGCAGTGGCCAAGCAGCAGTACACCATGCTGTTCTTAGGCCTCTGCGAGGTAACCGTCAGGATCCTCCACCCGGCATTGCACAGCAGCCTGCTGTTCTTCCCTTGCAGGAGCCAGAGAGGCACAGAGAAGTAGAAAAGGACTTGTTAGCTGAACAAGCTGCACTACCCAGACACTGTGTAGGACAAGAGGGCAACCATGTCAACCACATGGGTAATCAAGGGGGAAAAAGATCTGAAATTCGCCAGAGGAGACCCAGCAGACAGAGGCAAGAGCAGCAAAGGGAGTATGTGGAAACCCTGCGGAATACAGACAGTCTTTACAGTGGGAACGAAGCAGACACCTGGGAGGGAGCAGCTGCTGAGGACAGGGATCAGCATGCAGAGGAAGAACTTCACACATTCAGTAATGAGCAAATGGAGGAAAATGGGGCATCTGCAATTCCTGTAGAGAAGAAACTCAATCCTAGTGCTGAAACAGACAGTAAAGATAACAGAACATCGGGAAATACTGAAAGAAATGAG gTAAGAGATTCAGCACGCAGAGATGCATCTAAGAATGAAAACTGTATTGAAAATATTGGCACTCGAGTTCAGGATACAATGCCGTGTGCCCCCTGA